The Chelonoidis abingdonii isolate Lonesome George chromosome 11, CheloAbing_2.0, whole genome shotgun sequence genomic interval GATGGGTGTCTTGTGCTGCACGACAGGTCAGTGCTTGTCCTGGTACCTGGCGGCAGTGGCTGGAGCGCATCACTCACCTTTCCTTCCAGGATCATTTGCTTCCGCTTATTTATTTCCTTCTTCTCATCAAAATCAGTCGCCTCCAGTTTCTGCCACAGCAGAAGACAAAAGCGCGATGAGGAGCCAGGCAGTAGGACCGGCAGCAAGGCTCTGAGGTGGGTCGCAGGTGGACTTGGCGAACCCTCGCTCCAAagcccaggaccccagtgcaCTGCCGAGCAGGCCAACGATCACCAGACGAGCACACCTTAGAGACCGGGGAGGGAACAGAAGATTGGGGTCCCTGCCCCAGCAGTTGCATTACAAAAGCTCATGTCCTGCACAGGCCTCCTCTAGAAAGAGGAACGAGCCACGAGCCCTCCCCACAGCTGCATATCCAAAGCGAGGGCTGCACACCCTGCCAAAGCTAAAAGCCCATCACGGGTTCCAGGGGAAGTGTTTCCTGGTCACACCAAGCTGTAGAGGAAACCGGCTCCCTGGCCAGGGCGACCCATGCTCTGATCACTTACGATTTCACACTCCCTCCTGGTGACGTTCACCTGGGTGAGGATGCTGAGTACCGCACGCTCCTCCACTGAGAACTCCTGCAGCTTCGTTTCTATATCGTGACACAAGACACACGGACAGCTCAGAGACTGGTACGAGAGCAGGGGCCAGCCCCTCCGCTGGGGGAAAATCGGGGTCGTTACTGACTGAGAGCTCCGGAGAACTTTCTCCTTGCTATGGAGCCCATTCAGCATCCCTGGGGATAATGGGACCCAACACATGGGACCAACCCTCCCACGGTGACCAGAATGAGAGACCTCCCTAGTCTCTTCACCCAACTGCCCAACTGACAGCTGGGCTGCCAGGACTCTCCAAATCATGGCCGCTTCAGCTGGAGGCAGGAGTCTTCTCCACTTCCTGAAGGAACGCTGCACAGCCTCGCTAGGAGCTGCTGTCCACAGCTGCCATCCTCCGTCTcagggtggggagaagcagcCCTTGCTAAGGCCTCTGCAACCCCGCTGGGTGCGAGGTGCTACACAGCAGTCGTGCTGGAGTAGCAAAGACCAGAAAGTTTAGTGATTGGGGCGGCTCCCGCCCTAGGGGTGACTCAGAGGTACTAGATTTGCCGGGTctctgctgcagagccaggggagagaagctgtttTTCTGACACTAGGAGGCTCCTGGGCCGTACACTCTGTGTcggaggctgtggctgcagccagcctgggTTGCTGCTCTCCACTTACTGATCTGCTCCTCAATAGCATGCACCAGGTGGATGTCGTACTGCGTCACCAGCGTGATGGCGAGTCCGTGCCGGCCTGAGGGAGGGGAACCAGAACACTCTGGTGACTAAGTGAACTCTGATGAGCAGCGATCCCCAGACTTACCCACCCTCAGGCTCCATCCCCCCCCAGGAGTTAGCACAGGTGCACTATGGAGAGGGGTGGCGAGAAGGGTCTCCCCCTTGCTCAGACGCATggtactggctgctgtcagaggtgGAATAACAGCCAAGACGAGTCAgcgctgtgggtggtggtggcaggACGCTGGACCAGTGGCCTAATCTGATCTGACACTGCACAGCAGTGGAGCTGGAACTGCCTTGCAGCCAGCAGGGGTAAGTGAGAGAAGCAtcatggcctgtgatatacacgAGGTCAGCCAGAGGGTTTAATGGTCCCTCCTTAAACTGGATGAAAGGAGGAATCGGGCAAGAATCCCATCACCAGGTCTCTGCTTTGACCTGTGGCACTACCTGACCCGTGCCTCTCACTGGCTTTCCTTGCTCACCTGCACGGGCCGTCCGGCCCACCCGGTGGATGTAGATTTTCGGCAGACCTGGGGTGTTGTGGTTGATGACAACCTGGACTGTTGGAATGTCTAAGCCCCTGGAGTGCAGTAAAGAAAAGGGGGTTGAGGAGGCAGCAATGGGGCATATCCTGTTCTCAGTGTTTCCTGAGAGCCCTTGGAGACTCGACACCCACAGGCCCTGCAGTGACCAGCCCAAGCCGATTCCAGGGACTCAACCATCTCCTCATACAGTCCTCAGAACCAGAGACCAAGACAGCCTGCCCCATGTGTCACTCTGCAGTCCAATCAGCTGCCTGCCATTCCCCTCGGGGCCCAGCGGGCTACCTTGCCCTCCCACAAGGCAGCTCTATCAGCATGTGAACTCACAGGTTACAGCATGAAAAGGCAGGGGATGAACGGAGGATCCAGCTACAGCAGGTGCATAAGCGAGTTCCAGGGTGTTCCCTAACCCTGGGCCATGACTGAAGAGAACAATCACCTGCCCTGACCCAGACAAGACCTACGAGCTCCCCTCTCGCAACTCCCACCCCACAGTTCTTGTGTGGTTCTGCTGCTTAGGAAACTTACTAGAGCTCTGTAGCTGCAGAGAGCAGCTTCCCCTTCTCCTACCTGGAAGCCACATCTGTGGCGATGAGGATCTTAAAGACACTAGACTTGAATTTTGCTAAGGCTGCAAAGCGCTGCTTCTGCAAAGGGAAGAGGAGTGTGGATTAGGAATGTGCAGCCCTCAAAAGCCACATGCCCTACACGGATTTCTGGCTTCAGGGAAAGCAGCTATAAGCATAGAAGTGTGCATCCCTGACAAGGCTGGCAGAGGGCAGGCACGAGGGACCTCAGCAGAGGTGGGTTTCTGAACCTGGCACAGCACCCACCTGGCTTgtgcccagcaatgccccttcCTTAGGGAGGAGAACAAGAACCACCTCCTGAATGCCCTCACTCAACAAATAAGTGTGTAAAAACCTGAGGCCTTCATTCCGCAGCATAGTCAAGATGTGCGCCTCTCCTCACAGGGACACCAGGGGCCCCAGCACCCCACTGCACAGCCCTGCTGGGTTACTCACCTGCTTCATCATGGAATGCAAAGCCACTGACGGGAAGTTGAACTGCTTCAGCATCATGTTCAAGATCTGGCAGTCCCTTAAAAACAAGAGCCATTTCCCAGTTACGTTCTCGTCCTCAGGGAAGCCAATGGCCTAGAACAGAGCTTGCCATGACCCAGGTACACAGTGCCTCCGCTATGCTTGCGAACAGAATGTCGAGTCCACGCTTGGCACTCACTCAGGTGGCCACTGGACTGGCTGGTAAAGACGGTTGGTCAGGACGCTAGGGGGAGCCCAGACTCTCTGAAGAGCACTGTGGGATTCCCCATTTCCTCTGGGACAGTCACATCTGGGGTTAAATCCCTGCAACTGGACTCGCTCAAGGGAAGGAAATGGGGAGACAATCGCAGAATCACAGAAACTTCTGGCTCAGGATGTCACCTGCTCCATCCCTCCACGGTGCCCTACACTGGAGAGCCCCCGTAGGACTCTCAGCACAGCAGTACCCAATGCAGCTGGAGACTGTTGTGACCACAGCCCCTCACTACACTGTTTGGTCAGGACTAAGCAGGACAGTGGAGCTCCTCAGATCTGGCCCTTCCATAGCGAGCTGTTCCCCAGCACTGGGAAGCACTCACACCTCCCAGGAGCTAGGGAAGGGCTCGGACCCCACTGGAGTGCCTGGGTTAGGGCAGCACGTTCCTTTCTGGCTTTCCGATAGTTAGTAGGGAGTTTGGGGTCTGAGCTACCAAAGCCCAAACATTCCTATGGCCCTGGCCACAGCAGTCAGCAGGTGGCTTTGGACTCACTTGCAGGTGCTGGTGAAGATGATGATGGACCAGTCCTCGTGCTCATCCTGGAAGGTCTGAATTAAATGGACAAGGTACGCGTCCTTGACTTTCTCCGGCACAAGCAGGTAGCGCTGCACCAGCTCATCCACGGTCCGCACTCTgtttgggaggggaaggaaaggcccCCAGAAGGAGACATTATCCCGAGATGGGTCAGATTTGGAGGAGGCAAAGGAGACAGTGGGGAGATGGGGCCATGTGCAGAGAGGAGAATGAAGCCGGTTCAGTTAGACAACTGCCCAGGATTCTCGTGAGAGGCCCAGTTGCTGCCAGTCCCTCGTGTGTTTTACTAGTAGGACTAAAAATAAACACACCAAAAAGCCTGGGGAGGTGGCAGCCTGTCCGACTGGCTCCCCAGCTCCCGACGCCGGGGACTCCAGAGCAGCCCGATTCCTTTAATTTACGTTAAATCTCTCTGATGGTTCACAGAGTTTGTGGGGTCAAAATCCAATAAAGGCAAAGGGGAAGTGACAATTTCAGCTGTATTCAGCTCTGCCCTAGTCACCCAGCTGCTGGTGCCACCTTCCCCGGCAGCCCACCCGGTGCAGCCAATGCACTGGCAAAGGAAGCGAGGTTCAGCATGTCCAGTACCAAGTCCCCACCACCTAACAACACAGGGTGGGACTTGGACCATGTGGTTGATGGGGAGAGAAGCATCGACCATTCCCAATACTGCCAAGGCAGTCACGAGGGGAAGCCCAATGTGCCGACATTCACAGCCTCCCTGCTCTATTCTGGGACGGGGGGGGGACACCACATGAAAGAGCAGGAGACTTACTCGGCCTGGGACTCCCAGAAGAAGGGTTTGTTCATGGCGAGGCTCTTCAGCTCGTTCAGCGTGTCTGTCAGCGTAGCACTAAACAACAGTGTCTGCCTGGTCGCTGGCACAGCTCCTAGAATCACCTCCAGGTCCTTGGTGAAGTCAGTACAGCCCTGTTCCAGCAGCCGGTCAGCTTCGTCCAAAACCTTCAACGCGCAGCCGAAAACAAGCAACACAAGCCAGACTGAGAGGAGCAGCACCGCCCAGGAGGGGGATGGTCCCAATGAGGCAGCCTGGCCTACAGCCAGGAACTGCAGAGTTCCCACCCAGGCTCTAACATGGATTCTGTGGCTGTGGCTGAGGCCCAGAGACTGTGATttagtttccccacctgtaaccCGGGGAGGACAATCCTCACCGACCTCACAGGCTGTAAGAGAAATCAACACATGCACAATAATGTGCTATTAAGTGTTAGCACCACATGGAGCCACAACCAAGGTATGACAGAAGACTGGACAAGGGAGACTGTTCCATAGCAACACAATAACGATGCCTAACAATCTACCCCGTACACTTCCAAGCCCCCAAAACACTCCATCATATTGAAGTTACAGGTCAGGGGGCGGCAGAGAGGCAAAGTTTCCAAGCCCAGCTGAGATGGTGGATATATGAAGGGATTCACGCCTGAGGTGTGCGACAGGAGACTGAAGCGAAGGGTTACAGGCAAGACAAGAGAGAGGCTTTTGCACGAAAGATGGAGAGTGACTGGGGCATGGAGGGGCTGTTCCCACTAATGCAGACAAGATCTGTATTTCAGCACCTAGGTACCATGGTGAAGGGCTCCTCACAAGTGCCACTGACTCATTCTCCAGAGTCCAGATCCCCTTCTGTGAAAAGCTAATCCCTTTCCAGGCTCCAGTTGTTGGATCTGTGACTGTTCAGCCAGTGGAAAACTCAAGCAGCCGCAGCACCTGGCCCAGCCTAACATCTTTTTCCCACACACAGCAGCTCCCATGTCTAAAAAGGGAGAAGGTCACAGCAGGAAAGGAGCTGACGAGCTGCCTTACCAGGAACTTTATCTTTCTGAGGCTGAAGGTGTTGGAGCTGCGGAGATGATCAGCCAGCCTGCCAGGTGTAGCAATGACAACGTGAGGCTTACGGGAGAGCTCCAGAGCCTGGGCCACCATGTCTGGAAAAACACCACCAAGGGAGCTAAGTTACAAGCCATAGGCCAGGATCTGGGAGAGCAGCCAGCCTGCTGGAGAGGTCTCCTCTCACAGGCCTCATTCTACAAGATGTTCAGTGCCCTCCACTCACACCGACTGCAAGGGGAGCATAGGACACTCCCCATCTCCCAGGGCCAGACACTAAAACCAGGCACTGCATagaggaagaagtccagggaacCACTGTGACAAATAGGTTTCCTCTTAAACCCAGCTACTATTTGGGACTTTTCAGCATCATTTATTTACCAAGGATCATTAAACTTTGGCCCTTTCCAGCTACTTCATGTTGCAATGAAACAACAAATGAAGCTGGGATTTTTAAAGCCGCCCAAAGGaatgtttgaaaatcccagcctgaggAAGCTGGGACACCTTCCTCATTTCATGAGCATCGGTCCAACACACCCGAGGCAGAGGATGACAACTCAATGGCAGAAGAATGTTGCGTTTAAGGGAGAAAGTCTCTCACTTAACCCCTGATACTGGATACCAGGTGATACACAAGGACTGATAACAAcattgctttttctttaaaatgcttGCCTCATCCCTAGCAAGAGGCTGGGCCCCTCAAGCAGAGATGGGCACCCAATCGTTGCTTAACTTGGCAGTTTACTAAGAGGTACTTGAgggctgctgtttgtttcttaaTGAACAACAAATCCCACAGCCATCAACCATTATGTCTGCTCAAGTTGTGCCTTCAATGGCAAAGTACACTAGCAACAAAACCTTGGCGCTGATTACTTTTGCCCTCCCCTTGTGATTGCTGGGAAGGGACTGTCACACATAAAATACGGAGAAATCTGTTAATGGACAAAAAAACTCCATTGTATTTTGGTGCATTTCAGGTGAGCGTAAGGTTTTACTGGAACTAGAGAATTCCACACCTTTTGGACAAGCACAGTTTCCCTAAAGCCACCTTTTCCTCCAGTCACTGCACAGATTTCAGAGCCAGTAGTGCTCTGAAACTGCACAGCCCCTTAAAGTGAATCAGACACATCACTGTGCGGTGTCTTCTCAGAGCCCAGTTTATAACCAGCACGCACATACCCATCCCTCCAACGATGATGCAGTCCTTCAAGCCAAGTGGCTTCCCCAGAACACGGAATTGTTCAGCAATCTGATAGGCCAACTCTCtgtcagagagaaagaaaaaggggaaaatagaaTGTGGAAATATCAGAGTTATAGTTATTACCCTTGTCACGGACGGCTGGTCTCTGAAAGAGAATCAAAGCCCAGTCTTCCGGTGACGAAAACGAGCCCACCTCAGCCCACATGTGAGCAGTTACTGGGTAACCAGCCTCCTCATAAGCACCTGGGCCTCCAAAGGCTCCCAGAATGCAGTTAAAAGGAGGTGCTCCCAGAGACACCGGCAGGGGAATATGGTTCCCTGTTAAGCCGTCCCAATCCAGGGAGAAAAGTACTAAGGTAAAAAGGCCCTGAGAAGAAGGGAGCTGGTTGGTGACCGCAGTTGGCCTGAATTAACAAGCGCTACCCAAGGAGGAGGCCTGTGGGATTCCTATGCCAAGGAGGAAGAAGCCTGACAGGAAATCGTCTCAGCCCCAAGGAGGGGTGAGAAGACCTCTGATCCTGAGGGGAGCTCTTTTGGGGGAAGCTCAATTAAACTGGACTCCAGGAGAAGGGGACATTGAAACTGTGGAACAGTCAAAGCAAAAggcagcaaattcaaaactgaaaatactTTTTCAGTCAGATGCCTGATTACACtgttggaactcattgccacatgatatCATTGCAATGAAGAATTTACTAAAAAGTCAAAGGAAAAGTAGTTTACGTAGATAACAAGAATATCTGGAGTTATAGCCAATACAAAACATAAAAGCCATAAAAGCATGGAAGGCATAAAAAGCCATGCTTCAGGGTTAGACCCATCTCTAACTATTAGGCATAAACCCTTCATCGGAGGCAGATTATACCAATCCACATACAggggggtttcttgcaccttcgtCTGAAGCATCTaatgctggccactgtcagggccAAGACACTGGACAACATGGGCCATCAGTGTGAGTTGGTATAGATATTCCACAGACTCAGAAGCACCCTCCACCTCCATTACTAGGCACTGATGGATCAGTGACAGATGAGGTTCTGTTATCTCCCTGATGATGGAGCAGCATGAACACCTAAGGCAAGAACCTTCCTGAGCCTCTTACAGGCGATAACGGGATTTGTTAGAAAGCGGTGAAACAAAGCGACAGAATTCAGCCTTACCGTGTGGGTGTCACCACCAGGCAGAATATACCATAGGGATCCTCAGAGAGTTTCTGCAGGATCGGCAGGACGAACGCAGCTGTCTTGCCGCTGCCCGTCTTGGCGCAGCCCATGCAGTCGCGACCTGTGTGCAAGAGACCAGAGTGACCAGGTGAGCATGTACCCAGGGTGCAGAGACCTGACTCCAAATGTGCGCAGCCCCAGGGAGCAGCCCTGGGAAAGGCCTTTCACTCCCCTCCTGTCCTCGGCCCCCATGGCCAGGGGACGCTTTCAGCCCAAGATACAGGGGCTAAGATTggcggggaagggagagaaagaccCAGAAGCCTTACTGGGGGTAGGGGGGACTGAGGGGAGCACTGGACTGGCGGGGTGCAGGAACCCcggtggggggaagagactgagagggcgctggggggtgcagggaccCCAGTGCAGGGAGGGTACTGAGGGGGGCACTAGGTTGGGGGGATATAGAGGCCTCGGTGGGCggaggaggggatgcaggggccccggtggggggagggggctgtgtagAGTATATATCACACGCTGTAGAGTGAGAGTGCGCGCNNNNNNNNNNNNNNNNNNNNNNNNNNNNNNNNNNNNNNNNNNNNNNNNNNNNNNNNNNNNNNNNNNNNNNNNNNNNNNNNNNNNNNNNNNNNNNNNNNNNNNNNNNNNNNNNNNNNNNNNNNNNNNNNNNNNNNNNNNNNNNNNNNNNNNNNNNNNNNNNNNNNNNNNNNNNNNNNNNNNNNNNNNNNNNNNNNNNNNNNNNNNNNNNNNNNNNNNNNNNNNNNNNNNNNNNNNNNNNNNNNNNNNNNNNNNNNNNNNNNNNNNNNNNNNNNNNNNNNNNNNNNNNNNNNNNNNNNNNNNNNNNNNNNNNNNNNNNNNNNNNNNNNNNNNNNNNNNNNNNNNNNNNNNNNNNNNNNNNNNNNNNNNNNNNNNNNNNNNNNNNNNNNNNNNNNNNNNNNNNNNNNNNNNNNNNNNNNNNNNNNNNNNNNNNNNNNNNNNNNNNNNNNNNNNNNNNNNNNNNNNNNNNNNNNNNNNNNNNNNNNNNNNNNNNNNNNNNNNNNNNNNNNNNNNNNNNNNNNNNNNNNNNNNNNNNNNNNNNNNNNNNNNNNNNNNNNNNNNNNNNNNNNNNNNNNNNNNNNNNNNNNNNNNNNNNNNNNNNNNNNNNNNNNNNNNNNNNNNNNNNNNNNNNNNNNNNNNNNNNNNNNNNNNNNNNNNNNNNNNNNNNNNNNNNNNNNNNNNNNNNNNNNNNNNNNNNNNNNNNNNNNNNNNNNNNNNNNNNNNNNNNNNNNNNNNNNNNNNNNNNNNNNNNNNNNNNNNNNNNNNNNNNNNNNNNNNNNNNNNNNNNNNNNNNNNNNNNNNNNNNNNNNNNNNNNNNNNNNNNNNNNNNNNNNNNNNNNNNNNNNNNNNNNNNNNNNNNNNNNNNNNNNNNNNNNNNNNNNNNNNNNNNNNNNNNNNNNNNNNNNNNNNNNNNNNNNNNNNNNNNNNNNNNNNNNNNNNNNNNNNNNNNNNNNNNNNNNNNNNNNNNNNNNNNNNNNNNNNNNNNNNNNNNNNNNNNNNNNNNNNNNNNNNNNNNNNNNNNNNNNNNNNNNNNNNNNNNNNNNNNNNNNNNNNNNNNNNNNNNNNNNNNNNNNNNNNNNNNNNNNNNNNNNNNNNNNNNNNNNNNNNNNNNNNNNNNNNNNNNNNNNNNNNNNNNNNNNNNNNNNNNNNNNNNNNNNNNNNNNNNNNNNNNNNNNNNNNNNNNNNNNNNNNNNNNNNNNNNNNNNNNNNNNNNNNNNNNNNNNNNNNNNNNNNNNNNNNNNNNNNNNNNNNNNNNNNNNNNNNNNNNNNNNNNNNNNNNNNNNNNNNNNNNNNNNNNNNNNNNNNNNNNNNNNNNNNNNNNNNNNNNNNNNNNNNNNNNNNNNNNNNNNNNNCCCAGCCGGGGGGGGTGGCCCCCATATCACCCCCTAGGCCCGCCCATCTCCTCCCCCCCATCTCCTCATCCTCTCCAGACCAACTGAGCCCCTCTGACCCCCCCATCACAAATTGTACcgctttcctcctcccaccccgcaGACAGACCCCTGTGGcctccacacacccccccccaccgGGCACGGGTCTCCCCTCCTGGCTGCAGGTCATGCTCAGGGCCGCGTTATTGCCTCAGGGGTCTGATAGTGCTGGCTGACAGTCTGTCTGCCTCTTCTCGTTCCTTCAGCCGTCCAGTCCGGAAAGGGAGGCGGAGCGGGATGTCTTCTTATACCGAGCCTACATTGCCCAGGTGAGATCCCCGGCTCTGCATGGAGAGGGGCCtgggctgagagcagggagctctgagttccagtccagcaCCCCAGTCTCTTGAGCTCTGACACTGATTCCTTCTGCAGCCTTGGGGCCTATCGCCTCCATCCAGGTTGACAAGGGGATGAGCACAGTATGAACCagctcagcggttctcaaacttcattacactgagacccccttctgacaacaaaaattactacctgACTccggtggggggaaaggggctgaagcctgagccccactaccTCTGGTTGGGGGATCAAAGCCcaggccccactgccctgggtggggtgggggtgggggcaaagcccaagggcttcagccccaggcagggggcctgtaacctgagccctgcctcccagggctgaagcccctggGCTTTGTCTTTGGCCCTGGGCGCCAGCAaggctaagccagccctggtgaccccattaaaacagggctgtgacccactttggggtccccacccacagtttgagaaccactgaactaattAGACCTTTCTGGCCTGTATTTCCCCATACTTGAAATCGAGTATGCGAGGCTAGACAAGCCTGTGAAGTGTTACAGGAGTCCTAAACATCATCAGTTGGGTGAAGATTTACTTTTGCTGTTCTTTGTGATGTTGGTGATGAGCTATAAACTTAAAACAATTATTTCCCGTGTTCTCGCATGCCTGTTGTACTTCTCCCTGCATGCAACCAATGATAACCCACCGTCACTCAGCCTGCAGTTGTTGCTGTTTGAGTTTAGGTCCAAAATGTAAGGGTCTTTTGGTTTTAATTACAAATAGTCTAATAACTTTTTAATTAGTGTTTTAAGTACTTAATTGTCTTAATGGCAATTTTTTCCTTGAAGTGTTGGGAAACCCAAACACAAGATTTTTCTGCCAGTTCATGTGAACCACAATATGAAACTGACTACTCAGTTTGGGTAAATTGTAAATAAATTATAGCATAAATAGTGAtaagtggctttttaaaattctttgtctAATAATCTGGGGTTATGTTAGTAACACAAACAGAGGAGATTCATTAATAGTGATACTTGCAACAGTGTTTCTCTGTTAATTCTGTCTAGCTAGTCAGTCTCATCTGAGTGTGCCAGAGATGCAGCAAAGATAATGTTCCTTACTACTTTGTAACTTACATCATAGtgaactgtttttcttttgttcGTAAATTGTTACACAATGTCTCTTTCCGTCCTCAATAGAGAAAATATGGTGTTGTTCTGGATGAAATCAAAGCCAATGCTTGCCCTGAGCTCCAAGCAGTTAGAATGTTTGCAGAATATCTTTCAAACGACACTCAGAGGTAAGTGTGACATTAAATTATTGTAACATACAAATACTGCCCAGCAAAGAATTTGCTTCAATAGTGGGAGTATAATCTTGGTCATTTCTGCATGTGACCCTGATCACGTGGGATGGGAATAACTGAAGTGTTTTTAACCAGTTATTCTCTGGCTTATTAAAAATGGGTCTATACATTTAACATTCCAGAGCCACACCTCTATGGTCGTGCTTCCTATACCAGTGCACAATAAAACACTTTCAATCTTCAGATGATAGACTGGTGTTGAGGGCAGGTTTTAGACAGCAATTCCTGCTGGTTGGCCCAACTGGTTTGTCTGTCTAACTGCCGCTCACTGgttcatgattttaaaacattgtctACAGGATCAGTTTAGCTGGCCTTGGGCGAGGAGCACATACAGTATTTGTCTCCATCTCCATTGGCTGATTTCAGGTATTTGATATATTTCTGAAAAGCTATTGTTTTGGGCTGAAACTCTTCTGCCTTGCCAAATTGCTGGCCATGCTTAGTAAAACTGCCCTGTGTTGTTTTTGAGTGTGCgggcatgaaaatatttttccccaatgCTTTTTagttcaaataatttttaaaaggctgaattaaaaaaattcagtggaCTTTCCCCGCTGGAGGGTGACAGCTGTTGCCTTGGTTAGAAATTGAATGATCTGTTCCGAAACTCTCACCAGCTCACTCTCCCCAGGGATGCAATTGTTGCTGATTTGGACAAGAAGATGGCAAAAAGCGTTGATGTGACCAATACGACTTTCCTGCTGATGGCTGCTTCTATCTATTTCCATGACGCAAACCCTGATGCGGCCCTGCGCACACTACACCAAGGAGAAAGCTTGGAATGGTGAGTGCAGCTCAGACAGCCAGGCGTCACTCAGCAAAGCCTCTCTCTGTGATCCAAGGAAATGTTGCCATAGAAACAGATGAAGTCTGACTTGTTTTAAAGTTTTATAGAAACCAGTATGAGATTGATTTGGGGGTGTTAGTAACAAGTAATCAGGTGTCTATTCCAGAACAAGACACACATTCACTCAGTCTGAGGCTAAGGGGATTCAGGCTACCACATCTCATGCATATTTTCAGGTAGAGGGAAGGGCATTATGATGCCTACAGTGCTAGAGCAATCAGAGTCCTGGAGCAGCCTGTCCTGTCTGTATTCGAATAACACTGCCTGCTTGATTGCTTCCCTGCTGCAGAGAAAGCAAGGTGGtgaaatgcctgttcttactcaCTAGCACCCTGTCTGTTCGCTAGGCGGTGTACTTCTAAAGGCGCAGGCACGAGCCAGGCAATGTACCCGTGCAAAGCCTCTCTTCCGGTGCTTTGAGTTGCGCTTGACACCCACGATAGCTGAATGAAACTTCGCTGAAGTTTTTGTAGTGGAGATTTTGGCACAACAGCAATGAGCAGTTGCTGGGGATTCTGAGGCAGGGACCTCTGCTGATGGTGTGCTCCTTATTGGGTCGGGGAGGGGAGACGCTGCACCATGAGGTAGGGGAGTTTGATTCTGATGAGATAGTTATACATTTTtccaattatattttattaaataaaagggGTTGATTTTGGAATCCGACTCCACAAATTATAACAGACAGTTGGTACAACCATGCTGTAAAGCAGTGTTAAGAAGGGAACCTGGGAAGACGTGAGTGTAGGAACAGACAGCAGATTTGGGGTAGCCAAGCCTTCCGAGGCCTGGGTGAAAGA includes:
- the DDX49 gene encoding putative ATP-dependent RNA helicase DDX49 translates to MGCAKTGSGKTAAFVLPILQKLSEDPYGIFCLVVTPTRELAYQIAEQFRVLGKPLGLKDCIIVGGMDMVAQALELSRKPHVVIATPGRLADHLRSSNTFSLRKIKFLVLDEADRLLEQGCTDFTKDLEVILGAVPATRQTLLFSATLTDTLNELKSLAMNKPFFWESQAEVRTVDELVQRYLLVPEKVKDAYLVHLIQTFQDEHEDWSIIIFTSTCKDCQILNMMLKQFNFPSVALHSMMKQKQRFAALAKFKSSVFKILIATDVASRGLDIPTVQVVINHNTPGLPKIYIHRVGRTARAGRHGLAITLVTQYDIHLVHAIEEQIKTKLQEFSVEERAVLSILTQVNVTRRECEIKLEATDFDEKKEINKRKQMILEGKDPDLEAKRKAELAKIKKKNKQFRARVQQTLQEKKQLQLKRKLQKKAWRQQRQAAKEEK